The Antedon mediterranea chromosome 7, ecAntMedi1.1, whole genome shotgun sequence genome has a segment encoding these proteins:
- the LOC140055425 gene encoding uncharacterized protein, whose protein sequence is MTKDQYIDWDEPLPKQLHDSWQKWRSSIVQLSDVLIPRPYTSFPSNQSIQRELHTFSDASNTAIGAVSYLRITDKVGEVHLSFVVGKAKLAPKAATSIPRLELCGAVLAAGVAKCVKTELDFNLDATHFYTDSKVVLGYITNKTRRFYMYVANRVDQILQSTKPEQWKYVKTDINPADQATRSIKAKDLQNSAWIQGPRFLLNKNSCERNTTVCDISEIEEDPEVRPVVTTSATEVQSAKSLGSKRFSRFSNWGNLVRAIGSLVHIACTFTETKKKDCSGWHVCMIPPPVLIKAKQIVVKCAQLDEFTAEINHMKNGKHLPKTSTLVKLTPYLEGVMRVGGRLEMGLAEEGAHPMILPKHHHVTTLIIRHYHQQVQHQGRHLTHGRIRSEGFWIIGGKRSISKELGKCVVCKKQRGKQETQKMADLPKERLTSAPPFTYVGLDVFGPWMVRTRRTRGGQANGKRWAILFTCMCSRAVHIEVIECMDTSSCLNALRRFFAIRGPAKQLRSDCGTNFVGACNILGESIQKEGQDKIKRYLLTRECEWVFNPPHASHMGGSWERMIGVARKIIDGMFRDLGETKLTHEVLVTLMAEVSGIINARPLVEVSTDPESPQIISPNTLLTQKSQPFAAPPGAFCNADLYGKQWRTVQHLANKFWSKWKRDYIPTLQNRSKWQQEKRNIKEGDIVLLKEKDTVRNDWPMGRIVKAIEGSDGRVRRVEVNVYRGGELKTFARPISELVLIMPTP, encoded by the coding sequence ATGACAAAGGATCAATACATAGATTGGGATGAGCCATTACCGAAACAGCTACATGATTCATGGCAGAAGTGGCGAAGCTCCATAGTTCAACTGTCAGATGTTCTGATTCCTCGTCCTTATACATCATTTCCATCAAACCAGTCCATCCAGAGAGAACTCCACACATTCTCCGATGCTTCTAACACAGCCATTGGCGCTGTGTCTTACCTCAGAATTACTGATAAAGTGGGAGAAGTTCACTTAAGTTTTGTTGTTGGAAAGGCAAAGCTAGCACCTAAAGCTGCGACATCAATACCACGGTTAGAGTTGTGCGGAGCAGTACTTGCCGCAGGAGTCGCAAAATGTGTTAAGACTGAATTGGATTTTAACTTGGATGCCACACATTTTTACACCGATAGCAAGGTCGTTCTCGGTTATATCACAAATAAAACCCGTAGGTTCTACATGTACGTGGCAAACAGAGTGGATCAGATTCTTCAGTCGACCAAACCAGAACAATGGAAATATGTTAAAACAGACATAAACCCAGCCGATCAAGCTACAAGATCCATCAAGGCTAAAGACTTACAGAACTCAGCATGGATTCAAGGACCAAGATTCCTACTTAATAAGAACTCGTGTGAGAGAAACACAACGGTCTGTGACATCAGTGAAATTGAAGAGGATCCCGAAGTAAGACCTGTCGTAACTACCAGTGCTACAGAAGTTCAGTCAGCCAAATCACTGGGATCCAAGCGATTTAGCAGATTTTCGAATTGGGGAAATCTTGTGCGAGCAATTGGAAGTCTTGTGCATATTGCTTGTACATTCACAGAAACCAAGAAAAAAGACTGTAGTGGGTGGCATGTATGCATGATTCCACCACCTGTATTGATTAAGGCAAAACAGATTGTAGTGAAATGTGCTCAACTTGATGAATTCACAGCTGAAATCAATCACATGAAGAATGGAAAACATCTTCCCAAGACAAGTACGCTAGTAAAGCTTACACCTTATTTGGAGGGAGTCATGCGAGTTGGAGGACGTTTAGAAATGGGACTAGCCGAAGAAGGAGCGCATCCTATGATTCTTCCCAAACATCACCATGTCACAACATTAATCATCCGCCACTACCACCAACAAGTTCAACACCAAGGCAGACACCTAACACATGGCAGAATACGTAGTGAAGGCTTCTGGATAATAGGTGGCAAGAGGTCAATCTCAAAGGAGCTTGGAAAGTGTGTAGTTTGCAAGAAGCAGAGAGGAAAGCAAGAGACACAGAAAATGGCTGATTTACCTAAGGAACGCTTAACATCAGCTCCCCCATTCACATATGTAGGGCTTGACGTATTCGGTCCTTGGATGGTACGAACACGGCGCACAAGGGGTGGACAAGCAAACGGAAAACGATGGGCCATTTTGTTTACTTGCATGTGTAGTCGGGCTGTCCATATAGAGGTGATAGAGTGTATGGATACCTCAAGCTGCTTGAACGCCCTTAGAAGATTCTTTGCGATAAGAGGTCCTGCGAAACAACTACGGTCAGATTGTGGGACGAATTTTGTTGGTGCGTGCAATATCTTGGGTGAAAGTATTCAGAAAGAAGgacaagataaaattaaacgCTATCTATTGACCCGTGAATGTGAGTGGGTGTTCAACCCGCCTCATGCATCCCATATGGGAGGAAGTTGGGAACGTATGATTGGAGTAGCAAGGAAGATTATAGATGGTATGTTTAGAGATCTTGGAGAAACCAAGTTAACCCACGAAGTCCTGGTAACACTAATGGCAGAAGTATCAGGAATTATTAATGCACGACCCTTAGTAGAAGTCTCTACTGATCCTGAATCACCACAAATAATATCACCAAACACTCTACTTACTCAAAAGTCTCAACCATTCGCAGCACCTCCTGGAGCGTTTTGTAATGCTGATTTGTATGGTAAGCAGTGGCGAACGGTACAGCACTTGGCTAACAAATTTTGGTCAAAATGGAAAAGAGACTATATCCCTACACTTCAGAACAGAAGCAAGTGGCAACAGGAAAAGAGGAATATAAAGGAAGGAGATATTGTTCTTCTAAAGGAGAAAGACACCGTCAGAAATGATTGGCCTATGGGACGAATCGTTAAAGCAATTGAAGGATCAGACGGACGAGTTAGGAGAGTTGAAGTGAATGTTTATAGAGGTGGAGAACTGAAAACCTTTGCAAGACCGATTAGTGAATTGGTACTGATAATGCCGACTCCTTAA
- the LOC140055426 gene encoding uncharacterized protein gives MEAAKAMLDIDEVEKEEEMAAAQARANVLQAELQHISFEDIEEELSQLESNNQMEEVQGAPQDAVPSQRMAEVLNELPKMEPSQRVENYLNNAVEVPMSTLNPGARSYEPNHMQEYIRILARQRLPLQEPDIYSGDPIMFLPWKRSFEAMVKTACVDTVEKLSFLCKYTTGEAKVLVDRFRLRHVEDVDKAYHEAWTELEDRFGNQTLISAEIILRLTKYRRFKAGDLTALQELADLCGDAVAQMQELPHLITLNTPHGIKPIVEKLPHFIINKWREKVAKHKRKMKTFPNFSIFTEFLSEMAHIQRDPDVPRGTVDEVKTDTPGNYRTQTGYRPKTTQRSTVNVRMTEVNKSEGMCPLHNGQHPLVDCRNFLAKTYAAKKSFLKENQVCFRCLSSTSHMARNCDRNVRCGECGSDRHPTVFHGDRLQKANGGEQVKAEQKANGGEQVKMEQKAKGEKANGGEQGTESQKTKERDKVVSTTCTDVCGGIGLSRSCAKICLAKIHLEDHPNTFIKTYIILDDQSNRSLAKSEVFDLFNINARLTSYTLKTCSGAAEVQGRKLEKLIIESMDGKTRIAAPSLLECNDIPGNKAEIPTPETASNFPHLKDIADKIPPLDENANITILLGRDAAQAHKVREVRNGPNHSPWGQRLDLGWMVIGDVCLGGAHQKNVVTANRNHIKVLRNGRPSAMFTTCKGMISAKEITLQRSCDVLGGNVFQQKEDDEQYGMSREDVEFVQLMGKEMKRGEQGNWIAPLPFREERKRLPNNKQQAMNRMQSLIRTLDKKPEMKAHYLAFLEKVFSKQHAELVEDDSHDEECWYLPHFGVYHPQKPGKIRVVFDSSAQFQDTSLNNVLMSGPDLVNGLLGVLIRFRQDPVAFVADIEQMFYSFQVVEEHRDFLRFLWFEDNDPSKVLRTYRMKVHIFGNKPSPAVATLGLRKTAQEGESEFGADAREFVEKNFYVDDGLKSLATSDEAIDLLKRTQAMLATANLRLHKIVSNDAKVIAAFSPQDVASNMCNLDLGSDAPLTQRSLGVLWDVK, from the coding sequence ATGGAAGCAGCTAAAGCTATGTTAGACATAGACGAAGTagagaaagaagaagaaatggCTGCAGCACAGGCTAGAGCCAATGTCCTTCAAGCAGAATTGCAACATATATCTTTTGAAGATATTGAGGAAGAGCTTTCACAGTTAGAAAGCAATAATCAGATGGAAGAGGTGCAAGGCGCACCCCAAGATGCAGTACCCAGTCAAAGAATGGCAGAGGTGCTTAACGAACTTCCAAAGATGGAACCCAGTCAGCGGGTAGAAAATTATCTAAACAATGCTGTAGAGGTACCAATGTCTACTCTTAATCCTGGAGCTAGATCTTACGAACCAAATCATATGCAGGAGTACATTCGAATATTGGCACGTCAGCGATTACCCTTGCAAGAACCGGATATTTATTCTGGGGATCCAATAATGTTTCTTCCGTGGAAAAGATCCTTTGAAGCTATGGTGAAAACAGCCTGTGTGGACACTGTTGAAAAGCTATCATTCCTGTGTAAATATACTACTGGCGAAGCAAAAGTTTTGGTTGATCGATTCCGACTAAGGCATGTTGAAGATGTTGACAAGGCATATCATGAGGCCTGGACTGAGCTAGAAGACAGGTTCGGGAACCAAACCTTAATATCAGCTGAAATTATCCTGAGACTTACCAAATACAGAAGATTCAAAGCAGGTGATTTGACCGCACTCCAAGAACTGGCTGATTTGTGTGGAGATGCAGTTGCTCAAATGCAGGAGCTACCCCATCTGATTACGTTAAACACTCCTCATGGTATTAAACCAATTGTAGAGAAGTTACCACActtcataattaataaatggAGAGAAAAGGTCGCAAAACATAAAAGGAAAATGAAAACGTTCCCGAATTTCAGCATTTTCACAGAGTTTCTAAGTGAGATGGCTCACATCCAACGTGATCCTGATGTCCCAAGAGGAACTGTTGATGAGGTCAAAACTGATACACCGGGAAACTACCGTACACAGACAGGTTACCGTCCTAAGACCACGCAACGTTCAACTGTAAATGTGAGAATGACTGAGGTGAATAAATCTGAAGGGATGTGTCCGCTACACAATGGTCAGCATCCGTTGGTAGACTGTAGAAACTTTCTGGCCAAGACTTATGCTGCTAAGAAGTCATTCCTTAAGGAAAACCAAGTATGTTTCCGATGTCTCTCGTCTACATCACACATGGCTAGGAATTGTGATAGAAATGTCAGGTGTGGAGAATGCGGTAGTGATCGTCATCCGACTGTATTCCATGGTGACCGTTTGCAGAAGGCGAATGGCGGAGAACAAGTAAAAGCGGAGCAAAAGGCAAATGGCGGGGAGCAAGTAAAAATGGAGCAAAAGGCGAAAGGTGAGAAGGCAAATGGCGGGGAGCAGGGGACAGAGTCGCAGAAGACGAAGGAAAGAGACAAAGTAGTAAGTACTACATGTACGGATGTCTGCGGTGGAATTGGGCTGAGCCGATCGTGTGCTAAAATTTGTTTAGCAAAAATTCATTTAGAAGACCATCCTAACACTTTCATAAAAACCTACATTATACTAGACGACCAAAGCAATCGCTCGTTGGCCAAGAGTGAGGTATTCGACCTTTTTAATATCAATGCAAGACTTACGTCGTATACTTTGAAGACTTGTTCGGGAGCGGCTGAAGTTCAAGGCCGAAAACTGGAGAAGCTGATAATTGAGTCCATGGATGGTAAAACAAGAATAGCAGCCCCATCGCTACTTGAATGTAATGACATACCTGGGAACAAGGCAGAAATTCCCACTCCAGAGACAGCCAGCAATTTTCCTCACTTGAAGGATATTGCGGACAAGATACCACCCTTGGATGAGAATGCAAATATTACCATACTGCTCGGCCGAGATGCTGCTCAAGCTCATAAAGTCCGAGAAGTACGCAATGGACCAAATCACTCTCCATGGGGCCAACGACTTGATCTAGGCTGGATGGTTATTGGCGACGTCTGCTTAGGTGGAGCCCACCAAAAGAATGTTGTCACCGCCAACAGAAACCATATAAAGGTTTTGAGAAATGGTAGGCCATCCGCCATGTTTACAACTTGTAAAGGAATGATCAGTGCGAAGGAAATAACCCTGCAACGCAGCTGTGACGTACTCGGTGGTAATGTATTCCAACAGAAAGAAGATGACGAGCAGTATGGAATGTCCAGAGAAGATGTGGAGTTTGTGCAACTTATGGGAAAAGAGATGAAACGAGGTGAACAAGGAAATTGGATAGCCCCACTTCCTTTTCGAGAAGAAAGAAAAAGGTTACCCAACAACAAGCAGCAAGCAATGAATCGTATGCAGTCTCTTATTCGCACACTGGATAAGAAGCCAGAGATGAAAGCTCACTACTTAGCGTTCTTGGAGAAAGTATTCTCAAAGCAACATGCTGAGCTCGTCGAAGATGACAGTCATGATGAAGAGTGCTGGTATTTACCACACTTTGGTGTGTACCATCCACAAAAGCCAGGGAAGATCCGGGTGGTTTTTGATTCCAGTGCGCAATTCCAAGATACATCACTTAACAACGTGTTAATGAGTGGACCAGATCTGGTAAATGGGTTGCTTGGTGTATTGATACGGTTCAGGCAGGATCCTGTGGCGTTTGTAGCAGACATTGAGCAAATGTTCTACTCATTTCAAGTCGTGGAAGAACACAGAGATTTTCTTCGGTTCCTGTGGTTCGAAGACAACGACCCCAGCAAAGTATTGAGAACGTATCGGATGAAAGTTCACATCTTCGGAAACAAACCTTCTCCAGCTGTTGCTACGCTAGGACTGAGAAAGACTGCACAAGAAGGAGAGAGCGAGTTTGGCGCAGATGCAAGAGAGTTCGTGGAGAAGAATTTTTATGTCGATGATGGGCTGAAGTCTTTAGCTACTTCAGATGAGGCGATCGACCTGCTCAAGCGCACACAAGCCATGTTAGCCACAGCTAATTTACGATTACATAAAATTGTCTCAAACGATGCAAAAGTGATAGCGGCTTTCTCACCTCAAGATGTAGCAAGTAACATGTGCAACCTCGATCTCGGATCTGACGCTCCTCTTACGCAAAGGTCATTAGGGGTACTGTGGGATGTCAAGTGA